A genomic segment from Polyangium mundeleinium encodes:
- a CDS encoding FG-GAP repeat domain-containing protein — protein sequence MRKHRLSFLAFTALAVPSLAVALASCSGGDGTGSGASSSASTGGSGGQGGQGGGGQGGQGGDLFGDSGTTGCTPGEACGDGGVCTVGDVCCTQDKACGTACCGGAEVCSFQQCVTPGATCIDATECPQNSYCEYALGEPGMPGGGGGGSCQGGVTPATGKCLPQPPECAPGMEPGPNDPITCLAKCEYKPPVGQFDPVLKYTWGNPTAPNTQDSVMMAPVVIQLDDDTCDGVVDERDIPEIVFSTFQTNKYNENGTLHAISIVNGQVVEKWTANAGATSPNHPGRSIAAGNIDGVPGNEIVICTIDGRARAYSATGTELWLSAAGTCSMPSLADLDQDGDVEVVVDSQILDGKTGATVATFTPANTSNVVVSDMDADGKLDIVGARRIYKGDGTLLVDSNLVASFPAVGDLDKDGIPEVIAIYNSNHELRIWRVDPNEPGGFKVVRTGVDINGTLNPALCPANSTGFTQGGGPPTVADFNGDGVPDVAMAGGVGYAVFDGKKLMDPAVPNAETLLWIRQTQDCSSASTGSSVFDFEGDGKAEVVYADEKMIHVYSGTDGTVLYETCNTNGTLYEYPLVADVDSDGQADIVVVSNSYSSFTCADGTKTAGVRVFGDKNGNWVRTRRVWNQHGYHVTNVEEDGTIPQVELPNYKQPKLNNFRQNVQPSGEFSAPDLVATVFPVCGSPTYGLIARVRNIGEASVPAGVNIGFYLDDPASGGVALPGSPVMTTKVLYPAEAEDVSLPLPMPPPGVLDGSKKIFVIVDDQSPPHAWHECRTDNNVAQGSGVCEGGPN from the coding sequence ATGCGCAAACATCGGCTCTCTTTCCTCGCTTTCACGGCGCTCGCCGTGCCGTCCCTCGCGGTCGCCCTCGCCTCGTGCAGTGGCGGTGACGGAACAGGCAGCGGCGCGTCGTCCTCGGCGTCCACGGGCGGCAGCGGCGGCCAGGGTGGCCAGGGCGGCGGCGGCCAGGGCGGCCAGGGCGGCGACCTCTTCGGCGACAGCGGCACGACCGGATGCACGCCGGGCGAGGCCTGCGGCGACGGCGGCGTCTGTACGGTCGGCGACGTGTGCTGCACGCAGGACAAGGCCTGCGGGACGGCGTGTTGCGGCGGCGCGGAGGTGTGCTCGTTCCAGCAATGCGTGACGCCGGGCGCGACGTGCATCGACGCCACCGAATGCCCGCAGAACTCGTACTGCGAATATGCGCTCGGCGAGCCGGGCATGCCCGGCGGCGGCGGGGGCGGCTCGTGCCAGGGCGGCGTGACGCCGGCGACGGGCAAATGCCTGCCGCAGCCTCCGGAATGCGCGCCCGGCATGGAACCCGGCCCGAACGACCCGATCACCTGCCTCGCGAAATGCGAGTACAAGCCGCCCGTCGGCCAGTTCGATCCCGTGCTCAAGTACACCTGGGGGAACCCCACCGCGCCAAACACGCAGGACAGCGTGATGATGGCGCCCGTGGTGATCCAGCTCGACGACGACACGTGCGACGGCGTCGTGGACGAGCGCGACATCCCGGAGATCGTCTTCTCCACGTTCCAGACGAACAAGTACAACGAGAATGGCACGCTCCACGCCATTTCGATCGTCAATGGCCAGGTCGTCGAGAAGTGGACCGCGAACGCGGGCGCGACGAGCCCGAACCATCCGGGCCGCTCGATCGCCGCGGGCAACATCGACGGCGTGCCGGGCAATGAGATCGTGATCTGCACGATCGACGGCCGCGCGCGCGCCTATTCGGCGACCGGCACCGAGCTGTGGCTCAGCGCGGCCGGGACGTGCTCGATGCCCTCGCTCGCGGACCTCGATCAGGACGGCGACGTCGAGGTCGTCGTGGACTCGCAAATCCTCGACGGGAAGACCGGCGCCACGGTCGCCACGTTCACCCCGGCGAACACCTCGAACGTCGTGGTCTCCGACATGGACGCCGACGGCAAGCTCGACATCGTCGGCGCGCGGCGCATTTACAAGGGCGACGGCACCTTGCTCGTCGACTCCAACCTCGTCGCGAGCTTCCCCGCCGTGGGCGACCTCGACAAGGACGGCATTCCCGAGGTCATCGCCATCTACAACAGCAACCACGAGCTGCGGATCTGGCGCGTCGACCCGAACGAGCCGGGCGGCTTCAAGGTCGTGCGCACGGGCGTCGACATCAACGGCACCCTCAACCCTGCCCTCTGCCCCGCGAACAGCACGGGCTTCACGCAAGGCGGCGGCCCGCCCACGGTGGCGGACTTCAATGGCGACGGCGTGCCCGACGTGGCCATGGCCGGCGGCGTCGGATATGCGGTCTTCGACGGCAAGAAGCTCATGGACCCCGCCGTGCCGAACGCCGAGACGCTGCTCTGGATCCGACAAACGCAGGATTGCTCGTCCGCCTCGACGGGCAGCTCGGTCTTCGATTTCGAGGGCGACGGCAAGGCCGAGGTGGTCTACGCCGACGAGAAGATGATCCACGTCTATTCGGGGACCGACGGCACGGTGCTCTACGAGACGTGCAACACGAACGGGACGCTCTACGAGTATCCGCTGGTCGCGGACGTGGACAGCGACGGGCAGGCCGACATCGTGGTCGTGTCGAACTCGTATTCGAGCTTCACCTGCGCGGACGGCACGAAGACCGCCGGCGTGCGGGTCTTCGGCGATAAGAATGGCAACTGGGTGCGCACGCGAAGGGTGTGGAACCAGCACGGCTATCACGTGACGAACGTGGAGGAGGATGGAACGATCCCCCAGGTGGAGCTGCCGAACTACAAGCAGCCGAAGCTCAACAACTTCCGGCAAAACGTGCAGCCCTCGGGCGAGTTCTCCGCGCCGGACCTCGTCGCCACGGTGTTCCCGGTCTGCGGAAGCCCGACGTACGGGCTCATCGCGCGCGTGCGCAACATCGGCGAGGCGAGCGTGCCGGCGGGCGTGAACATCGGGTTTTACCTGGACGACCCGGCGAGCGGCGGCGTGGCGCTGCCGGGCAGCCCCGTCATGACCACGAAGGTCCTCTATCCGGCCGAAGCCGAGGACGTGAGCCTGCCGCTCCCCATGCCGCCGCCCGGCGTGCTCGACGGGTCGAAGAAGATCTTCGTGATCGTCGATGATCAATCGCCGCCGCACGCATGGCACGAATGCCGGACCGACAACAACGTCGCGCAGGGCAGCGGCGTTTGTGAGGGTGGACCGAACTGA
- a CDS encoding ATP-binding cassette domain-containing protein translates to MSRAPRLSRIVGKGLIKAYGPTVALRGVSLTIELGKLLVIEGANGSGKSTLLGILGTVIKPTAGTVVYEPLGDDLLAVRAEIGWVSHETMAYPDLSGRKNVELAARLVGLDADEAWKRAVTRFELGPFAERPVRTYSRGQRQRIALARALTHEPSLVLLDEPTTGLDKAGVSRLLAVVDEEVARGAAVVVVSHEPELFRERAGARLVLDRGRVVEPVTG, encoded by the coding sequence ATGAGCCGAGCCCCACGCCTCTCGCGGATCGTCGGCAAGGGCCTCATCAAGGCCTACGGCCCCACCGTGGCCTTGCGCGGCGTCAGCCTCACGATCGAACTCGGCAAGCTGCTCGTCATCGAGGGCGCGAACGGCTCGGGCAAGTCCACGCTGCTCGGCATCCTCGGCACCGTGATCAAGCCGACGGCGGGCACGGTCGTGTACGAGCCGCTCGGGGACGACCTGCTCGCCGTGCGCGCCGAAATCGGCTGGGTCTCGCACGAGACGATGGCGTATCCGGACCTATCGGGACGGAAGAACGTCGAGCTCGCGGCGCGGCTCGTGGGGCTCGACGCGGACGAGGCGTGGAAGCGGGCGGTGACGCGGTTCGAGCTCGGGCCGTTCGCCGAGCGGCCGGTGCGAACGTACTCGCGTGGGCAGCGGCAACGTATCGCGCTCGCGCGGGCGCTCACGCACGAGCCTTCGCTGGTTCTGCTCGACGAACCGACGACCGGCCTCGACAAGGCGGGTGTCTCGCGCCTGCTCGCGGTGGTGGACGAGGAGGTCGCGCGTGGCGCGGCCGTGGTCGTCGTCTCGCACGAGCCGGAGCTCTTCCGCGAGCGAGCCGGCGCGCGCCTCGTGCTCGATCGGGGTCGCGTGGTCGAACCAGTTACCGGTTGA
- a CDS encoding serine/threonine-protein kinase, giving the protein MSELRCRHCGIRHDERLVICPATGLAIGPGSSLPPRQAMHTPRSFIPPAPSIPRPMGIPSPRVPVATPAAPARPAPPGAAPSRNDGPPSQGARRSERRDFVGHVIGDKYRVKALLGEGGMGAVYEAEHLAIGRIVAVKVLHPKHAQQSDSVARLRHEARIAGSIGHPNICEIHDLGRLEDGTPYLVMERLVGETLDQRIKRDGALLERDVADVMHQVLSALMAAHAKGIIHRDLKPENVFLVRRAGTPPIAKLLDFGISKTIHEDTSTELTMPGIVMGTPYYMAPEQARGDRGLDHRVDLWAAGVILYESLTGRRPFVARNYNALLVQILTSKHRAVAEVRPGVTRGLERVVDKALAKMREDRYQNAGEFQDGMRRALEPEAPPPSRRAPLPPAKMSFSEDEDDETRVLSFSRKDLGLPMAPPRSSRQSVGNAGPPSSRMVPPSTVTAPHQGAPAPHASAPHASAPHVPAPLPPPLPPPAPLPPPAPPPAQQASQASSSSGGPPPTMPAGQLASMGVGSGRQAWLPPPPAPLPPPSAPAPVPIPVHAAAPLPPPPPRPVPPARPVTDADDEERTLVDPPSFNDDRPSGSDDRPTLVRPFPAPPVPGKGS; this is encoded by the coding sequence ATGAGCGAACTCCGCTGCCGCCACTGCGGCATCCGGCACGACGAACGACTCGTGATCTGTCCGGCGACGGGGCTCGCCATCGGGCCAGGTTCGAGTCTGCCGCCGCGCCAGGCGATGCACACGCCGCGTTCGTTCATCCCGCCCGCGCCGAGCATCCCGCGGCCCATGGGCATCCCATCGCCCCGCGTGCCCGTCGCCACGCCCGCCGCGCCCGCTCGCCCGGCACCTCCCGGCGCCGCCCCGAGCCGCAACGACGGTCCCCCCTCGCAAGGCGCGCGCAGGAGCGAGCGGCGCGACTTCGTGGGGCACGTCATCGGCGACAAGTACCGCGTGAAGGCGCTGCTCGGCGAGGGCGGCATGGGCGCGGTGTACGAGGCCGAGCACCTGGCCATCGGCCGCATCGTCGCGGTGAAGGTGCTGCACCCGAAACACGCGCAGCAGTCCGACTCGGTCGCGCGGCTGCGGCACGAAGCGCGCATCGCCGGCTCGATCGGGCACCCGAACATCTGCGAGATTCACGACCTCGGCCGCCTCGAAGACGGCACGCCCTACCTCGTGATGGAGCGGCTCGTCGGCGAGACGCTCGACCAGCGCATCAAGCGCGACGGCGCGCTGCTCGAGCGTGACGTCGCGGACGTGATGCACCAGGTCCTCTCCGCGCTCATGGCCGCGCATGCAAAAGGCATCATCCATCGCGACCTCAAGCCCGAGAACGTGTTTCTCGTCCGCAGGGCCGGCACGCCGCCCATCGCCAAGCTCCTCGACTTCGGCATCTCCAAGACGATCCACGAGGACACGTCCACCGAGCTCACGATGCCCGGCATCGTCATGGGCACGCCGTACTACATGGCGCCCGAGCAGGCGCGCGGCGACCGCGGGCTCGACCACCGCGTCGACCTGTGGGCCGCGGGCGTGATCCTCTACGAGTCGCTCACGGGCCGCCGCCCGTTCGTCGCGCGAAACTACAACGCGCTGCTCGTGCAGATTCTGACCTCGAAGCACCGCGCGGTCGCCGAGGTGCGTCCGGGCGTGACGCGCGGGCTCGAGCGTGTCGTCGACAAGGCGCTCGCGAAGATGCGCGAGGACCGCTACCAGAACGCCGGCGAGTTCCAGGACGGCATGCGACGCGCGCTCGAGCCCGAGGCGCCGCCGCCCTCGCGCCGCGCGCCGCTGCCGCCCGCGAAGATGTCGTTCTCCGAGGACGAGGACGACGAGACGAGGGTGCTCTCGTTCTCGCGCAAGGACCTCGGCCTGCCCATGGCGCCGCCGCGCTCGTCGCGCCAGAGCGTCGGGAACGCAGGCCCGCCGTCGAGCCGCATGGTCCCGCCTTCGACCGTCACCGCGCCGCACCAAGGCGCTCCTGCGCCCCACGCGAGCGCGCCCCACGCGAGCGCGCCGCACGTCCCGGCGCCGCTGCCGCCACCCTTGCCGCCGCCGGCGCCGCTGCCGCCACCGGCGCCCCCTCCCGCGCAGCAAGCATCCCAAGCGTCGAGCTCCTCGGGGGGCCCGCCGCCGACCATGCCGGCGGGGCAGCTCGCCAGCATGGGCGTGGGCAGCGGTCGTCAAGCGTGGCTGCCGCCTCCGCCTGCGCCGCTGCCGCCTCCCTCGGCGCCTGCGCCGGTGCCCATCCCGGTCCACGCTGCGGCTCCCTTGCCGCCGCCTCCGCCGCGCCCCGTCCCGCCCGCTCGTCCCGTGACCGACGCCGACGACGAGGAACGCACGCTCGTCGACCCGCCTTCGTTCAACGACGACCGGCCCTCGGGGTCCGACGACCGGCCGACGCTCGTGCGCCCGTTCCCGGCGCCGCCCGTGCCCGGGAAGGGGTCGTGA
- the recF gene encoding DNA replication/repair protein RecF (All proteins in this family for which functions are known are DNA-binding proteins that assist the filamentation of RecA onto DNA for the initiation of recombination or recombinational repair.) translates to MNRLELERLSVRGLRVLSRVDMEPAPRLNVVWGNNGHGKTSVLEAIYFAATSKSFRTSRVGELVRHGEQAASVKARFVERGGALPALAREQTAAVQGKRVAVHIDGNRPRALVEYATRSPVVVFHPEELTLSSGPAQGRRTLLDRLALFTRPESADARARYAHALKARHELLRRGADIPSSDTRELDAFEELCAEHGAALTRARAAAAEALVVELAGAFAQIAAPDLRLEARYAPGGSADVETARAELLRGRKRDAFRASAGFGPHRDELELRLDGHPARIVASQGQHRALTLALKAAETATIAKERGIEPLLLLDDVSSELDPERTGALFSFLALHRGQIFLTTTRPELIRAEDIPAEGRCDFRVFRGELDEGAG, encoded by the coding sequence ATGAATCGCCTGGAGCTCGAACGGCTCAGCGTACGCGGCCTGCGCGTCCTCTCGCGGGTGGACATGGAGCCCGCGCCGCGGCTCAACGTCGTGTGGGGCAACAACGGGCACGGCAAGACGAGCGTGCTCGAGGCGATTTACTTCGCGGCGACTTCGAAGAGCTTTCGGACCTCGCGCGTGGGCGAGCTCGTGCGGCACGGTGAGCAGGCCGCGAGCGTGAAGGCGCGCTTCGTCGAGCGCGGCGGCGCGCTGCCGGCGCTCGCGCGTGAGCAGACGGCCGCGGTGCAGGGCAAACGCGTCGCCGTGCACATCGATGGCAATCGGCCACGCGCGCTCGTCGAGTACGCGACGCGCTCGCCCGTCGTCGTGTTTCATCCCGAGGAGCTCACGCTGTCGAGCGGGCCCGCGCAGGGCCGGCGCACGCTGCTCGACCGGCTCGCGCTCTTCACGCGACCCGAGAGCGCCGACGCGCGCGCGCGGTATGCGCATGCGCTCAAAGCACGGCACGAGCTTTTGCGGCGCGGCGCGGACATACCTTCGAGTGATACACGCGAGCTCGACGCGTTCGAGGAGCTCTGCGCCGAGCATGGGGCGGCCCTCACGCGGGCGCGCGCGGCGGCGGCCGAGGCGCTCGTGGTCGAGCTCGCGGGCGCGTTCGCGCAGATCGCCGCGCCGGACCTGCGACTCGAAGCGCGATACGCGCCGGGAGGCTCGGCCGACGTGGAGACCGCGCGCGCCGAGCTTTTGCGGGGCCGAAAGCGGGATGCATTCCGCGCGTCGGCGGGGTTTGGCCCGCATCGCGACGAGCTCGAGCTGAGGCTGGATGGGCATCCGGCGCGGATCGTCGCGTCGCAGGGGCAACATCGCGCGCTCACGCTCGCGCTGAAGGCGGCCGAGACGGCGACGATCGCCAAAGAGCGGGGCATCGAGCCCTTGCTCTTGCTCGACGACGTTTCGAGCGAACTCGACCCGGAGCGCACGGGCGCGCTCTTTTCATTCCTTGCGCTCCATCGGGGTCAGATTTTCCTGACGACCACGCGCCCCGAGCTCATCCGCGCCGAAGACATACCGGCCGAGGGACGATGTGACTTCCGGGTGTTTCGGGGCGAGCTCGACGAGGGCGCGGGCTGA
- the dnaN gene encoding DNA polymerase III subunit beta has translation MDLVIAKKDLLRLVDRCQGVADKKSAMPVLANVLLAADGNALRVAATDLYLAVSGQTAAEIVSAGSVAVPAKDLLDRVKAMPDGPIQVTAREGAQTVIKAVGSPRRYTLHGMPGSEFPALPKAAPDAPSLELPVELLSRLIERTHFSISTDETRAHVNSALFEWAGHRVRMVTTDGHRLSKMEVTLEGTSATATMLIPLKAIHELRRLTSGVDKETPTVHITQSGPNAFFGVGGMTFSVKLVDAQFPPYQQVIPNVSDRSIRAPRGPLAEALRAVSLAASDRTGGVKLTVTQRALRITSESPESGNGFDEVPIDYEGGEVTIGFNAKYFLDVLAGINDDEVVLGVSGELDPAVIRPATESAAESYVSVIMPMRI, from the coding sequence ATGGACCTCGTCATCGCGAAGAAAGATCTGCTGCGCCTCGTCGACCGCTGCCAGGGCGTCGCCGACAAGAAGAGCGCCATGCCGGTGCTCGCCAACGTGCTGCTCGCCGCCGACGGCAACGCGCTGCGCGTCGCCGCGACCGACCTCTACCTCGCGGTGAGTGGTCAGACGGCGGCCGAAATCGTGAGCGCAGGCTCCGTGGCCGTTCCGGCGAAGGACCTGCTCGACCGCGTGAAGGCCATGCCCGACGGGCCCATCCAGGTGACCGCGCGCGAGGGCGCGCAGACCGTCATCAAGGCCGTCGGCTCGCCGCGCCGCTACACGCTGCACGGCATGCCCGGCAGCGAGTTCCCCGCCCTGCCGAAGGCCGCGCCCGACGCGCCCTCGCTCGAGCTGCCGGTCGAGCTCCTCTCGCGGCTCATCGAGCGCACGCACTTCAGCATCTCGACCGACGAGACGCGCGCGCACGTGAACAGCGCGCTCTTCGAGTGGGCCGGCCACCGCGTCCGCATGGTCACGACGGACGGTCACCGGCTGTCCAAGATGGAGGTCACGCTGGAGGGCACGAGCGCGACGGCGACGATGCTCATCCCGCTGAAGGCCATCCACGAGCTGCGTCGGCTCACGAGCGGCGTCGACAAGGAGACGCCCACGGTGCACATCACGCAGAGCGGGCCGAACGCGTTCTTCGGCGTCGGTGGCATGACCTTCTCGGTGAAGCTCGTCGACGCGCAGTTCCCGCCCTACCAGCAGGTCATCCCGAACGTGAGCGACCGGAGCATCCGCGCGCCGCGCGGTCCGCTCGCCGAGGCCCTGCGCGCCGTCTCGCTCGCCGCGAGCGACCGCACGGGCGGCGTGAAGCTCACGGTCACGCAGCGCGCGCTGCGCATCACGAGCGAGAGCCCCGAGAGCGGCAACGGCTTCGACGAGGTGCCGATCGACTACGAGGGCGGCGAGGTGACGATCGGCTTCAACGCGAAGTACTTCCTCGACGTGCTCGCGGGCATCAACGACGACGAGGTCGTCCTCGGCGTGTCGGGCGAGCTCGACCCGGCGGTCATCCGTCCCGCGACGGAGTCGGCGGCGGAGAGTTACGTTTCGGTCATCATGCCGATGCGGATCTGA
- the gyrB gene encoding DNA topoisomerase (ATP-hydrolyzing) subunit B has translation MTTEPTSIQQTESKTTAGQAYDANSITALEGLEAVRKRPGMYIGDVHDGSGLHHLVWEAVDNAVDEHLAGHCTDIHVTVHFDGSISVEDNGRGIPVGMHARGVSAAEVVMTVLHAGGKFDNASYKVSAGLHGVGVSAVNAVSEWLKLEIKREGKVWYQEYERGVPRKPLKALGETDRTGTKVSFKPDVQIFSVTEFNYNILANRLRELAFLNAGLVINLEDQRPNGRSEVFHYKGGIAEFVALLNQAQEAIHDDVIAFVVEGQAEAAGNGGSKPVPPITVEVAMQWSGSYTEQIYCYTNNVHNKDGGTHLAGMRSALTKTINQYGKAQNLFKELKQELAGEDIREGLTCVLSVKHPDPSFDSQTKSKLVSSEVKGIVERAVTDKLGQYFEEHPQGAKKIIEKAVLAARAREAARKAREVIRKGSLDITSLSGKLADCQSKDPEKSEVYIVEGDSAGGSAKMGRDRHFQAILPLRGKILNVERARLDRMLSSAEIGTIITALGCGISGVRMARGEGEDKDEDGIELTKLKYHKIILMTDADVDGSHIRTLLLTFFFRQMREVIEQGHLYIAQPPLYRARKGKKDIYLKDQAALDEYLGSNAVEELSLSSEGRAPVPPAVLPSLAKRLKQFKIVLGNLDKRCDARIVASLIRATGIAQEDLRDEAKVASAREKLQAYLERRYPDMMPFKVVSTFDTEHGAYRITVTPRPGTASRVAVIDWQLLGLPEYKDALDIERMLVETAGPAPWTAVSKGGSEAKLETSEALIEYLEERGKKGITLGRYKGLGEMNAEELWETTMNPDVRTLRQVKIDDEAEAARLFAILMGEQVDERRRFIEVNALNVKNLDI, from the coding sequence ATGACGACCGAACCGACGAGCATCCAGCAAACCGAATCGAAGACGACCGCGGGCCAGGCTTACGACGCCAACAGCATCACGGCGCTCGAAGGCCTCGAGGCCGTGCGTAAGCGCCCGGGAATGTACATCGGTGACGTGCACGACGGCTCGGGGCTGCACCACCTCGTATGGGAGGCCGTGGACAACGCGGTCGACGAGCATCTCGCGGGGCACTGCACCGACATTCACGTGACGGTGCACTTCGACGGATCGATATCCGTGGAGGACAACGGCCGCGGCATTCCGGTCGGCATGCACGCGAGAGGCGTGAGTGCGGCCGAGGTCGTGATGACCGTGCTCCACGCGGGCGGCAAGTTCGACAACGCGAGTTACAAGGTCAGCGCGGGCCTGCACGGCGTGGGCGTTTCGGCGGTGAACGCCGTCTCCGAGTGGCTGAAGCTCGAGATCAAGCGTGAGGGCAAGGTCTGGTACCAGGAGTATGAGCGTGGCGTTCCGCGCAAGCCCCTGAAGGCCCTCGGCGAGACGGACCGGACGGGCACGAAGGTGTCGTTCAAGCCGGACGTGCAGATCTTTTCGGTGACGGAGTTCAATTACAACATCCTCGCCAATCGCCTGCGCGAGCTCGCGTTCTTGAACGCCGGCCTGGTCATCAACCTCGAAGATCAGCGCCCGAACGGCCGCAGCGAGGTATTCCACTACAAGGGCGGCATCGCCGAGTTCGTCGCGCTCCTGAACCAGGCGCAAGAGGCGATTCACGACGACGTCATCGCGTTCGTCGTCGAGGGACAGGCCGAGGCGGCGGGCAACGGCGGCTCGAAGCCCGTGCCGCCCATCACGGTCGAGGTCGCGATGCAGTGGAGCGGCTCGTATACCGAGCAAATCTATTGCTACACCAACAACGTCCACAACAAGGACGGCGGCACGCACCTCGCCGGCATGCGCTCGGCGCTGACGAAGACGATCAATCAGTACGGCAAGGCGCAAAACCTGTTCAAGGAGCTGAAGCAGGAGCTCGCGGGCGAGGACATCCGCGAGGGCCTCACCTGCGTGCTCAGCGTGAAGCACCCGGACCCTTCGTTCGACTCGCAGACGAAGTCGAAGCTCGTGTCGAGCGAGGTGAAGGGCATCGTCGAGCGCGCCGTCACCGACAAGCTCGGCCAATATTTCGAGGAGCATCCGCAGGGCGCGAAGAAGATCATCGAGAAAGCCGTGCTCGCCGCGCGGGCGCGGGAAGCTGCGCGCAAGGCGCGTGAGGTCATCCGCAAGGGCTCGCTCGACATCACCTCGCTTTCGGGCAAGCTCGCCGATTGCCAGTCGAAGGACCCGGAGAAGAGCGAGGTTTACATCGTCGAGGGCGACAGCGCCGGCGGCAGCGCCAAGATGGGGCGCGACCGCCATTTCCAGGCGATCCTCCCGCTCCGTGGCAAGATCCTGAACGTCGAGCGCGCGCGCCTCGACCGCATGTTGAGCTCGGCCGAGATCGGCACGATCATCACGGCGCTCGGCTGCGGCATCAGCGGCGTGCGAATGGCGCGCGGCGAGGGTGAGGACAAGGATGAAGACGGGATCGAGCTGACCAAGCTCAAGTACCACAAGATCATCCTGATGACCGACGCCGACGTCGACGGGTCGCACATTCGCACGCTGCTGCTCACGTTCTTCTTCCGGCAGATGCGCGAGGTCATCGAGCAAGGCCACCTCTACATTGCGCAGCCGCCGCTCTACCGCGCGCGCAAGGGCAAGAAGGACATCTACCTCAAGGACCAGGCGGCGCTCGACGAGTACCTCGGCAGCAATGCGGTCGAGGAGCTCTCCCTGTCGTCGGAGGGCCGCGCGCCGGTGCCGCCCGCGGTGCTCCCGAGCCTCGCGAAACGGCTGAAGCAATTCAAGATTGTCCTCGGCAACCTCGACAAACGGTGCGACGCGCGTATCGTGGCCTCGCTCATTCGCGCGACGGGCATCGCGCAGGAGGACCTGCGCGACGAGGCGAAGGTCGCGTCGGCGCGGGAGAAGCTCCAGGCGTACCTGGAGCGGCGTTATCCCGACATGATGCCGTTCAAGGTCGTCTCGACGTTCGACACGGAGCACGGCGCGTACCGCATCACGGTGACGCCGCGGCCGGGCACGGCGAGCCGCGTGGCCGTGATCGATTGGCAGCTCCTCGGCCTGCCCGAGTACAAGGACGCGCTCGACATCGAGCGCATGCTCGTGGAGACCGCGGGCCCGGCGCCCTGGACCGCCGTGTCGAAGGGCGGCAGCGAGGCGAAGCTCGAGACGAGCGAGGCGCTCATCGAATACCTCGAGGAGCGCGGCAAGAAGGGCATCACGCTCGGCCGCTACAAGGGCCTCGGCGAGATGAACGCGGAGGAGCTCTGGGAGACGACGATGAACCCGGACGTCCGCACCCTGCGCCAGGTGAAGATCGATGACGAGGCCGAGGCGGCGCGGCTCTTCGCGATTCTGATGGGAGAGCAAGTCGACGAGCGCCGGCGCTTCATCGAGGTGAATGCGCTGAACGTGAAGAACCTCGATATCTGA